The Chionomys nivalis chromosome 1, mChiNiv1.1, whole genome shotgun sequence sequence ACATCCCAGACCCTGCCCCCTTCTGAGATCCCAAGGTTCTCAAAATGATCCACTGCTGCTGAACCTAGGGGTGAGGAGCTGAAGACGCGAGCCCTAGGGTGTGGCTGAAACTCCAGGTGTTTGCAAAGGAGGCCgtgagaagacagaaagaccggggaagagggcagcagaggagagagaaaagcaaagcGAGGAGGATAGAAAGGAGATCTGGTAATCAGCTAAGTGTACAGGGGCAGGTGACTGAGTCAGGCAAGACAACGGTGTTGTCTAGAGAGACGCACGCACGCGGCAGAAGGAATGAGGTGTAGATGGTTGGTTGTAAGGAAGGGGTCTTGGTCAGTAAGAATGAAGAGAgttgaagagaaacagaaggactaGGCAAATAAAAGTGAGGTGAGACATGAGATAggtaagaagacagagaaagaggcagcAGAGATCGGAGATCTCTGGCTCCCTTCAGATCAAGGAAACAGACGGGAAGGAACCCGCCAAGGACCACAAACGTCAGGTCCAACCTATGAAAGGTCCGGGCTGTCCTTTGCATttgccctttcctcctcaaggcCACCTAGAGAAAGCGGACAAGAGCGAGAAATGGAAGTGGCTCGGCAGCCTTGTTCCCCGTCTTTCCGCTTTTGGTTTCTCAGATACCTGCCCAGCTTTTCCATCTGCGCCTTCCCCCCCCCCTATATtatgccccctcccccgccctttAGTAAAATTTCACCCGCCCTTTAGTAAAATTTCAGAGCTTCGAGGAGGTCAGCAGGAGTCTGGCCACCTCTCCAGTACGCCCCCAGGAGTCAGACTCCAGCTTCGCAGGCAGTAGGCTGGCTTTTGGAGCGGTGTCTCCCCGCTGGAaccccaccccttcccacctCCTCGCCCCACTCCGCTCTCTCCCGAGCCGTCAGTCTCTCCCTTGCCCCCTCCCGGTCTCGTCCTTCCTCCCGCCCCGCTCGCTCTCCCGCCCTTCGCTTTCATCCTCCTATCCCCACCTCTCCAACCTCCTCTTtcatcccccctcccctctcctctcctcccccctcccgcCTGCCCCACCCCTGGGAAGCCCCTCCCGTCGGGCAGCGCCGCCTTAAAAGCGGGTTCCCTTGCCGGGGGCGGCAGCGGCTGGTCGGCGGCAGCTCTGCTGGTGCGGGGGCGGCGAACAAGACCGAGCGACCGCGACCGGAGCGCGCCGGCTACCGCCCGCATCACCCTCCCGCCCGCCCTCCGGACGGCCGCAGCCCTGCGGGTCTCGGCTCGGGAcccacccccgccccaccccgcGCGCCTCTGCCGCCTCTTGCAGCGAGCCAGCTTGCCGAGCGGCCGTCGCTGCCACTGTCGCCGCCGCCACCGCGCCAAGTTCCGGCCGCGGCCACCCTCCGCCGTCCAGGGCCCCTCCGCCTCGGCCCCGGGACCCCGGCTCCCCGCCAGCCCCGGCCCCGGCACCATGTCGGAGAAGAGCGTGGAGGCAGCGGCCGAGCTGAGCGCCAAGGTACGGGCAGGGGCGGCGGCGGCCCGGAACCCCGGCGGCCCCGGGATCGGCGCGGTCGTTCGCGCCCGGTCGCCCCCGACGGCCCCGAGCGGCCCTGGCGCCGGGTCCCCACGGACCCCGCTGCGCCCTCCCCCCGCTCGGAGCCCGGCGCTGCCTACCGCGCTCGGCGCCTGCCAGCGCCCTCTAGCGGCCCAGCTCGCGTTGGCTCGGGCCTCGCCGCCCGGCCCCGCCATCCCCACCCCTCTCGTGCCCCGCCGAGCCCGCCGCGGCCCGGTCCGCCCTCCCGTCGGAGAGCGGCGCGTCCCGCCTCCCGGGCCCGGTGTCCGTGCCGCG is a genomic window containing:
- the Ptms gene encoding parathymosin, which encodes MGDFCRTLVLGGRVEHPGRGEAKFAGFWSGVSPLEPHPFPPPRPTPLSPEPSVSPLPPPGLVLPPAPLALPPFAFILLSPPLQPPLSSPLPSPLLPPPACPTPGKPLPSGSAALKAGSLAGGGSGWSAAALLVRGRRTRPSDRDRSAPATARITLPPALRTAAALRVSARDPPPPHPARLCRLLQRASLPSGRRCHCRRRHRAKFRPRPPSAVQGPSASAPGPRLPASPGPGTMSEKSVEAAAELSAKDLKEKKEKVEEKAGRKERKKEVVEEEENGAEEEEEETAEDGEDDDEGDEEDEEEEEEEDEGPVRKRTAEEEDEADPKRQKTENGASA